A region of bacterium DNA encodes the following proteins:
- a CDS encoding formate dehydrogenase accessory protein FdhE — translation MEEFISKDELACFEELDSLKAEYKKRLDFPLPLSLPIELEKIEVDKEVFNEMFDRILGVIEKYSHQKIERKTCNLKELVENGKRGDFISINILKPIFERIAESLKDKIPSYWNRGYCPVFGGLPLMSGLRKEDGKRFLQCMLCKTEWEFLRIKCPYCESEKYLKFFQTSDESPFRVDVCDHCKFYIKTLDQRKMDILNLEKVDIETRYLDILAIKEGYKKIGF, via the coding sequence ATGGAGGAATTTATCTCAAAAGATGAGCTTGCCTGCTTTGAAGAACTAGATAGCCTTAAGGCAGAATATAAGAAAAGACTGGATTTTCCCCTCCCTTTAAGCCTTCCTATAGAGCTTGAAAAGATAGAGGTAGACAAAGAGGTTTTTAATGAAATGTTTGATAGGATCTTAGGGGTTATAGAAAAATATTCGCATCAAAAAATAGAGAGGAAAACCTGTAATTTAAAGGAATTAGTAGAAAATGGCAAAAGGGGTGATTTTATTTCAATAAATATTTTAAAACCTATATTTGAAAGAATTGCCGAAAGCCTTAAGGATAAAATTCCTTCCTATTGGAATAGGGGTTATTGCCCGGTTTTTGGAGGGCTTCCTTTGATGTCAGGGCTTAGAAAGGAGGATGGAAAAAGGTTTCTTCAATGCATGCTCTGCAAGACAGAATGGGAATTTTTAAGGATAAAATGCCCATATTGCGAGAGCGAAAAATATTTAAAATTCTTTCAAACAAGCGATGAAAGCCCCTTTCGGGTAGATGTTTGTGATCATTGCAAATTTTATATAAAAACCCTTGATCAGAGAAAAATGGATATTTTAAACTTGGAAAAAGTGGATATAGAAACAAGGTATCTGGATATCTTGGCGATAAAAGAGGGGTATAAAAAAATTGGTTTTTGA
- a CDS encoding 4Fe-4S dicluster domain-containing protein: MAKLGTLIDTSRCTGCRGCQVACKQWNGLEAEKTQFFGGEGYQNPKDLSGNTLTLVYFKERAEANSLAWLFRKHQCMQCTIASCVNVCPVKALSKHPDGYTIRDRAKCIGCGLCVQNCPFKIPRLAEDKKASSCRYCIDRVQNGLTPACAKACPSGAIQFGKRDELLKKAKDRVAVLGGKANLYGETQCGGLGVLYILLDDPDVYGLPKLPKTAEIPTWNELVELFSKFSLLSIGSLAIKSLKESADQ; the protein is encoded by the coding sequence GGGATGTCAGGTTGCTTGCAAGCAATGGAATGGCTTGGAAGCTGAGAAAACCCAGTTTTTTGGCGGCGAGGGCTATCAAAACCCAAAAGACCTGTCAGGAAACACATTGACCTTGGTCTATTTTAAAGAAAGGGCTGAAGCAAACAGCCTTGCCTGGCTATTCAGAAAGCACCAATGTATGCAATGCACCATTGCATCCTGTGTAAATGTCTGCCCAGTAAAGGCACTTTCTAAGCATCCTGATGGCTATACGATAAGGGATAGGGCAAAGTGCATTGGCTGCGGCTTATGTGTTCAAAATTGCCCATTTAAAATTCCCAGGCTGGCTGAGGACAAAAAGGCAAGTTCTTGCAGGTATTGTATAGATAGGGTTCAAAATGGCTTAACCCCAGCCTGTGCAAAAGCCTGCCCATCTGGTGCAATCCAATTTGGTAAGAGGGATGAGCTGCTTAAAAAGGCTAAAGATAGGGTTGCTGTGCTTGGTGGCAAGGCAAATCTCTATGGAGAAACCCAGTGTGGTGGATTAGGTGTTTTGTATATCCTTTTGGATGACCCTGATGTCTATGGCCTTCCTAAGCTTCCAAAAACCGCAGAAATACCAACTTGGAACGAATTGGTAGAGCTATTTTCCAAATTTAGCCTTCTTAGCATAGGAAGTCTTGCCATAAAATCCTTAAAGGAATCCGCAGATCAGTAA